A section of the Rummeliibacillus pycnus genome encodes:
- the pdxR gene encoding MocR-like pyridoxine biosynthesis transcription factor PdxR: MDMLMIQLEKDSTTPLYEQLYEEIKKGIIEGTIAVNSKLPSKRKLAEFLLISQTTVELAYSQLIAEGYITSKPRVGFFVEAIEELAYVEKTTPDSNVLKYPPEPTILIDFNPGKIDTASFPFTTWRKYAKDAIDYHEKELLLIGSAQGEPELREQIASYLYQSRGVLCSPAQIVLGSGTEQLLPMIMKLLGEDNQYAIENPGYSLTHHIFNQYNQRVIPIEVDDDGIQVQHLENSCANIAYVTPSHQFPTGAVLSASRRSQLLNWAAQDESRFIIEDDYDSEFRYIGKPIASLQGMDHRDTVIYISTFSKSLMPSLRIAYFVIPKKLLARYHNMFTYYTSTVPRFEQHILAQFMRDGHFSKHLNRMRKIYRKKLEKLTNTLTPYAPIVKVSGEQAGMHVILTVKHALNAITLSKIALQKGIRITPIKEYMLAPTAQNREDQFLLGFGGIEEKEISTSIHQLMDCWGIQKA, translated from the coding sequence ATGGATATGCTTATGATTCAATTGGAAAAAGATTCAACAACTCCGCTTTATGAACAGCTTTATGAAGAAATAAAAAAAGGAATTATTGAAGGTACAATTGCCGTCAATTCAAAGCTTCCTTCGAAACGAAAACTTGCAGAATTCCTTTTAATTAGCCAGACAACAGTGGAACTTGCCTATTCACAGTTAATAGCTGAAGGATATATTACATCAAAACCACGTGTGGGCTTTTTTGTTGAAGCAATTGAGGAGTTAGCCTATGTTGAGAAAACAACTCCTGATTCGAATGTGTTAAAGTACCCACCAGAACCTACAATACTAATCGATTTTAATCCTGGTAAAATTGATACAGCATCTTTTCCTTTTACTACTTGGCGTAAATACGCAAAAGATGCAATTGATTATCACGAAAAGGAATTATTGCTAATCGGCTCTGCACAGGGCGAACCTGAATTACGTGAACAGATTGCCAGCTATTTATATCAATCAAGAGGTGTTCTTTGCTCTCCTGCACAAATTGTATTGGGTTCTGGTACTGAACAACTTCTTCCAATGATTATGAAACTCTTAGGCGAAGATAACCAATATGCTATTGAGAATCCTGGTTACTCCTTAACCCATCATATTTTCAATCAATATAACCAAAGAGTTATCCCGATAGAAGTTGATGATGACGGTATACAAGTTCAACACCTTGAAAATTCATGTGCAAATATTGCTTATGTTACCCCTTCTCATCAATTTCCAACGGGAGCTGTACTTTCAGCCTCCCGTCGCTCTCAACTATTAAATTGGGCGGCACAAGATGAATCACGGTTTATTATTGAAGATGATTATGATAGTGAATTTCGCTATATTGGTAAGCCTATTGCTTCGCTACAAGGAATGGATCACCGTGATACAGTTATTTACATTAGTACTTTTTCAAAATCCTTAATGCCTTCTCTACGTATTGCGTATTTTGTTATACCTAAAAAATTATTAGCCCGCTATCATAATATGTTTACTTACTATACTTCTACTGTTCCACGTTTTGAGCAACACATTCTAGCACAATTTATGAGAGATGGACATTTTTCAAAGCATTTAAATCGTATGCGAAAAATTTATCGAAAAAAATTAGAAAAATTAACGAATACACTTACTCCATACGCTCCAATCGTCAAAGTTTCTGGTGAACAAGCTGGTATGCACGTTATTTTAACAGTCAAGCACGCCTTAAATGCTATTACTTTGAGTAAGATTGCTTTACAGAAAGGGATACGCATAACACCAATCAAAGAATATATGCTTGCCCCTACAGCACAAAATCGAGAAGACCAATTTTTACTTGGTTTTGGTGGTATAGAGGAAAAAGAAATTTCAACATCTATTCACCAACTAATGGATTGTTGGGGAATACAAAAGGCATAA
- a CDS encoding D-alanyl-D-alanine carboxypeptidase family protein, with protein sequence MVKTSRKSKIFSIFIAVALMLSMIATIPAGNTASAKDNLGLHVKGAILIDADSGKILYEKNANQALGIASMSKMMTEYILLDAIKAGKIKWDQKYKVSEYAYKISQDRALSNVPLRADGEYTIRELYEAMAIYSANAATIAIAETIAGSETEFLTLMNKKAKEIGLKDYHFVNATGLNNAQLQGMQPTGTPNNAENKMPAKSVAKLAYHLLKDHPEVLKTSSIPRKTFREGTDDAIKMDNWNFMLPGLVAEYKGVDGLKTGTTDYAGQCFTGTAKRNGTRLIAVVMHADGPQHIARFNAARTLFDYGFGQFTTEEIVPAGYTFKNQKTIAVKDGKDSNVKIATKEAVSMMVKTSEADDYNAKLVLDKKSLNAPAKKGTVVGHVEINKKSGKDYGFIDGSVSNADVVTTATVEKASWLSLSFKKIGDFFSGLF encoded by the coding sequence ATGGTGAAGACATCAAGAAAAAGCAAAATCTTTAGCATTTTTATAGCTGTTGCACTTATGTTAAGTATGATTGCAACTATTCCAGCAGGAAATACAGCAAGTGCTAAAGATAATCTAGGTTTACATGTTAAAGGTGCTATTTTGATAGATGCTGATTCAGGAAAAATATTATATGAAAAAAATGCCAATCAAGCATTAGGAATAGCAAGTATGTCAAAAATGATGACAGAATATATTCTGTTAGATGCTATTAAGGCTGGTAAAATTAAGTGGGATCAAAAATATAAAGTTTCAGAATATGCTTATAAAATTTCTCAAGATCGTGCATTAAGTAATGTTCCACTACGTGCAGATGGTGAATATACCATTAGGGAATTATATGAAGCAATGGCTATTTACTCTGCAAATGCAGCAACAATTGCTATCGCTGAAACAATTGCGGGATCTGAAACTGAATTTTTAACATTGATGAACAAAAAAGCTAAAGAAATAGGCTTAAAAGATTATCACTTTGTAAATGCTACAGGTCTTAACAATGCACAATTACAAGGGATGCAACCAACAGGTACACCAAACAATGCAGAAAACAAAATGCCTGCAAAATCTGTTGCAAAACTTGCATATCACCTTCTAAAAGATCACCCTGAAGTATTAAAAACGTCTAGTATTCCAAGAAAAACATTCCGTGAGGGCACAGATGATGCTATTAAAATGGATAACTGGAATTTTATGTTGCCAGGGCTTGTTGCAGAATATAAAGGAGTCGACGGACTTAAAACAGGTACTACAGATTATGCTGGGCAATGTTTTACTGGTACAGCAAAACGCAATGGTACGCGCTTGATAGCTGTTGTAATGCATGCGGATGGCCCACAACATATTGCGCGTTTCAATGCAGCACGTACACTATTTGACTATGGATTTGGTCAATTTACAACAGAAGAAATTGTACCAGCAGGCTATACATTTAAAAATCAAAAAACAATAGCTGTTAAAGATGGTAAAGATTCTAATGTCAAAATCGCTACTAAAGAAGCTGTTTCTATGATGGTCAAAACAAGTGAAGCAGATGATTATAACGCGAAACTTGTATTAGATAAAAAATCATTAAATGCTCCTGCTAAAAAGGGAACAGTTGTTGGTCACGTTGAAATCAATAAAAAATCTGGAAAAGATTATGGCTTTATTGATGGATCAGTGAGTAATGCAGATGTTGTAACAACAGCAACTGTAGAAAAAGCAAGTTGGTTGTCATTATCATTCAAGAAAATTGGAGATTTCTTCTCAGGATTATTCTAG
- the guaB gene encoding IMP dehydrogenase, with translation MWETKFAKEGLTFDDVLLVPAHSEVLPKEVDLSVNLTPKIKLNIPIISAGMDTVTEASMAIAMARQGGLGIIHKNMSIEEQAEQVEKVKRSENGVITNPFFLTPSHQVFDAEHLMGKYRISGVPIVNNMEDQKLVGIITNRDLRFVQDYSIKIDDVMTKEDLITAPVGTTLEEAEKMLQQYKIEKLPIVDEDGVLTGLITIKDIEKVMEYPNAAKDEHGRLLVGAAVGVTKDSMLRIQKLVEAQVDVIVIDTAHGHSQGVIEQVRNIRNEFPDLTIIAGNVATAEATKALYEAGADVVKVGIGPGSICTTRVVAGVGVPQITAIYDCATEARRQGKTIIADGGIKYSGDIVKALAAGGHTVMLGSLLAGTSESPGETEIFQGRRFKVYRGMGSVAAMENGSKDRYFQEDAKKLVPEGIEGRLPYKGPLADTIHQLLGGVRAGMGYCGSKDLHDLRENAQFVRMTGAGLKESHPHDVQITKEAPNYSLA, from the coding sequence ATGTGGGAAACGAAATTTGCCAAAGAGGGTTTAACATTCGATGATGTACTGCTTGTACCAGCACATTCTGAAGTATTACCGAAAGAAGTAGATTTATCAGTCAATTTAACACCAAAGATTAAATTAAACATCCCTATTATTAGTGCTGGAATGGATACAGTTACTGAAGCGTCAATGGCTATTGCAATGGCACGTCAAGGTGGCCTAGGTATAATTCATAAAAATATGAGTATTGAAGAACAAGCTGAACAAGTTGAAAAAGTTAAACGATCTGAAAATGGTGTAATTACGAATCCGTTTTTCTTAACACCTTCTCATCAGGTTTTTGATGCAGAGCATCTAATGGGGAAATATCGTATTTCAGGTGTTCCGATTGTGAATAATATGGAAGATCAAAAATTAGTAGGTATTATTACAAACCGTGATTTACGTTTTGTACAAGATTACTCTATTAAGATTGATGATGTGATGACGAAAGAAGATCTAATCACAGCTCCTGTTGGTACTACATTAGAAGAAGCAGAAAAAATGCTACAACAATACAAAATAGAAAAGCTCCCTATTGTTGACGAAGACGGTGTTTTAACAGGATTAATTACAATTAAAGATATTGAGAAAGTAATGGAATATCCAAATGCAGCAAAAGATGAGCACGGACGTTTACTTGTAGGGGCTGCGGTAGGTGTAACAAAGGATTCAATGCTTCGTATTCAAAAATTAGTCGAAGCACAAGTTGATGTAATCGTAATTGATACAGCTCATGGCCATTCACAAGGCGTTATAGAACAAGTAAGAAATATTCGAAATGAATTCCCAGACTTAACTATTATCGCAGGAAATGTAGCAACAGCTGAAGCAACTAAAGCATTATATGAAGCTGGTGCAGATGTAGTCAAAGTTGGTATTGGACCTGGCTCTATTTGTACCACTCGCGTTGTAGCTGGTGTAGGTGTACCACAAATCACAGCTATATATGATTGTGCTACAGAAGCCCGTCGTCAAGGTAAAACAATTATTGCTGATGGTGGTATTAAATATTCAGGTGATATAGTGAAAGCTTTAGCAGCTGGTGGACATACTGTTATGCTAGGAAGCTTACTTGCAGGAACTTCCGAATCCCCTGGGGAAACAGAAATCTTCCAAGGACGCCGTTTCAAGGTATATCGCGGAATGGGTTCAGTAGCTGCTATGGAGAATGGTTCAAAAGATCGATATTTCCAAGAAGATGCAAAGAAACTTGTTCCAGAGGGTATTGAAGGACGCCTTCCATACAAAGGACCATTAGCTGATACTATTCATCAATTACTTGGTGGTGTTCGTGCAGGTATGGGCTACTGTGGATCAAAAGATCTTCATGATTTACGTGAAAATGCACAATTTGTTCGTATGACAGGTGCAGGCTTAAAAGAAAGCCATCCACATGACGTACAAATTACGAAGGAAGCACCAAATTATTCGCTAGCATAA
- a CDS encoding glutathione peroxidase — translation MSTIYDFTVETINGEQQSLKYYEGHPLLIVNTASKCGFTPQFKELQELYEKYKNEGFTILGFPCSQFNNQEFNTINKTISYCQKNYGVEFPMFAKIDVKGKNASPLFKFLISEKKGFLTENIKWNFTKFLVDSTGHVVARYAPQTSPLKIENDIKNLI, via the coding sequence ATGTCAACCATATATGATTTTACAGTTGAAACAATTAATGGTGAGCAACAATCATTAAAGTATTATGAGGGGCATCCTTTACTAATTGTTAATACAGCTTCTAAATGTGGATTTACACCACAATTTAAAGAATTACAAGAACTCTATGAAAAATATAAAAATGAAGGATTCACCATTCTAGGTTTCCCTTGTAGCCAATTTAATAATCAGGAATTTAATACTATTAATAAAACGATTTCTTATTGCCAAAAGAATTATGGAGTTGAGTTTCCTATGTTTGCTAAAATAGATGTTAAAGGTAAAAATGCATCACCGTTATTTAAATTTCTGATTTCAGAAAAAAAGGGATTTTTAACTGAAAATATTAAATGGAATTTTACAAAGTTCTTAGTTGATTCAACTGGTCATGTTGTGGCAAGATATGCTCCACAAACATCCCCATTAAAAATAGAAAATGATATAAAAAACTTAATATAG